Part of the Virgibacillus natechei genome is shown below.
AGATATGTAAAAGCCGATGATTGGACTAAAAAATAATTAAGCATATTAAAGAATATCCCAACTTTGTTCTTCTATGCAGATTTGTAACAATAATAATCTCACGCTCACGAAAAATGGTAAAAATTATTAAACGAAAACAAAAATAGAACCGCCATTAAAATATGAGGGTTCTATTTGTTTTTGTGTTAATTCTTATACTTAGGAATATAATCATTGCTAAAAATCTGCGCAAAAAATCAAAGTTGCGTCATTCCTTAGAGCAACAAAGCAATTTTTGACCCCATCTTTGCAACATTCCGAGGCCTCACCTACTATTTGTAACTGCTAAAGTATAACAGAGCATTTCTGCTAGATAAGAACGGACACTTTTTAGTCAAATAAGTATGAACGATTTCATGTAAAATTTGTTAAACAACTGGTGTTTAAATGACCTTGTTATTTTAATATTAGGCGATATTTCCATCATATTCTATTTATTGTCAAAAGGAACCAATGGGATAAAGAGTTATCAAAGACTTTTACATAAAATGCGGCTTTTTTCAGTGCCTGCATCTATATGGGCATCCACATCTCAAAAAAGGATATGAATATCGTCATAAACTATCCTGTTACCGCTCATACTATCAACAACAAAAAAATCCACAAGGAGAGCAACATGCGCTTTAAACGTAGACGAGTGAATGAGTCCAAACCGAATGAAAAAAGCCTTCATGGCAATTTACAGGAAAACATCGACGAAGTGAAAAGCGGATTAGGGAACAGCAGTGATATTATGATCAGAGAATTATATATTCATAAGGATCATCAGCAAAAAGCTGGTATTCTTTATACAGATGGACTTGTAGATAGCGAAGCGCTTCGTGACCTTCTAAATGCATTAAGTGTATTCACCAGTTCAAACGGATCAGTATCTCAAGATTCCATTCGCCAAAACATTGTAGAAGTCTTGAAATACGAATCCTTATCAGCCGGAAACATAGAATATATTCATTATATGAATGATCTTTCCTCTTCTGTTTTAAAAGGGAGCACAGTCATTTTGATAGACGGCCATACAACAGGGCTTTCCGTCAGTACAGAGGGAGGAGAAAAAACGAGCAGTTACTGAGCCAACAGCCGAGCAAGCTGTCCGCGGACCCCAGGAAGCGTTTACAGAAGCAATCCGCACTAATACTTCTTTAATCAGACGGAAGATTAAAAATCCCGATCTTTGGCTTGAAACAAAGCAAGTTGGTACAGCTACAAAAACGGATGTCGCAATCATGTATATGAGGGTATTGCTGACGGTAAGATTGTTGAAGAAGTGCGCAGGCGGCTTGATCGGATCGATATGGATGGTATATTGGAAAGTGGATATATCGAGGAACTTATTCAGGATAAAACATTTACCTTTTTCCCGACGATATTTAACACAGAGCGTCCGGATGTTGCAGCTTCTAACCTATTAGAAGGGCGTGTGATGAACCTGATTGACGGTACTCCTTTTGTTCTGGTAGCACCAGCAACATTCGTACAGTATTTTCAGGTGAATGAGGATTATTTCCAGCATGCAACTATCGGGACTTTTCTCCGTTTTATACGATTATTCGCTTTTTTCGCCGCATTGCTTGCTCCCGCGATTTTTATCGCGGTGACTACTTTACACAAAGAAATGATTCCTCCTGCACTTTTGATAAGCCTTGCAGCGCAGCGTGAAGGCGTTCCGTTTCCTGTTTTTGTCGAAGCCTTAGTGATGGAATTAACATTCGAAGTGCTGCGGGAAGCGGGAGTAAGAATGCCGAAAGCTACAGGACAGGCTGTATCGATTGTCGGGACATTTGTAATTGGGGTTGCTGCTGTTAAGGCCGGTCTTGTTTCCGCCGCAATCGTAATTGTGGTTTCCATTACAGCGATAGCCAGTTTTGTTTTCCCGGCCTATAATATGGGGATTGCTGTTCGTTTACTAAGGTTTGTGATGATGTTTCTTGCAGCCGTTTACGGTTTGTTTGGAATCACCATCGGTTTAATTGCACTTGTACTTCATTTATCAAGTCTCCGCTCTTTCGGTACCCCTTATATGGCTCCATTTGGCCCGTTCATTGCGGCCGATCAGAAAGACGCGCTTATTCGTGTACCATGGCGGGGGATGATTTCCCGTCCCAGTTTGATCAATCAAAAAAACATCGTACGCAAAGGTAAGCCGCCCAAGCCAAAATCCAGAAGCAAACAGCAGAAGAAATAGGGGGGCGGTGACAATGTCAAATTTAAAAAGCAAGATTATCATTGCTGGTTATATCGTCCTATTAATACCAGTTTTAGTCGGATGTTGGGACAGCCAGGAACTAAATGAAATTTCGATCATAACGGCTTTAGGAATCGATAAACAGGAGGATCAATATCAGCTGTCTGTCCAAATTATCAATCCCGGTGAAATTTCTGCACAAACGAATACAGATCCATTACGCTCAGAGGTTACCACATATAGTGTAGTTAGTGACACATTATTTGAAGGGTTACGAAAACTAACCACAAAGGTTCCGAAAAAACTTTATAATTCCCACATTCGCACTGTAATAATTGGTGAAGAGCTTGTCCGAAATGAAGGAATCGGCAAAGTGTTGGATTTTTTGTCAAGAGATCATGAAATCCGAACCGATTTTTCCATGATTATTGCAAAAGAAACAACTGCTAAAAGTATTCTAAATATAGTTGTACCCATGGAAAAAATACCGGGTCAAAAAATGCTTAATTCGCTCGAGGAGTCTCATGTCAGTTTTGGATCAACAGTTCCAGTTACGTTGGATTTGCTTATCAATGACCTTGTAAGTAAAGGAAATCACCCAGTGATGACCGGTATCCAAATTCTTGGGGATCCTGAATCTGGTAGAACCAAGAGCAATGTTTCAGAAATAGCTGCCCCCACCTTGCTGGAATATTCAGGTGTAGCTGCATTTAAAAACGAGCAATTAGTTGGTTGACTGAATGAGAGTGAAGGCCGGGTCTATAACTTCATTACGGATGAAATTATCAACCCCGTTATGGATGTCTCCTGTCCAAGAGAAGAGGATGAAAAAATTACGCTAGAGTTAAATAATGCTTCAACTGCATTAAAAGGAAACGTAAACAATAACCAGCCAAAAGTGGAAGTGAGCGTGCAGGCTGAAGGGAGCTTCCTTCTAATGTATTAATAAGTTTAGAGAAGAGGATATGAATTAGACCGATAACAATGATTCCAGTAATCGAGTAGGTAAGATCTTTTGCTGCCAGCGGACTGACCGCCAGTGTAACCACAAAGAAAATGCCTGCTAAATCATGAGCTGTTAATTGATCAAAGGCTGATTTTCCCATAAGCCGGATCATAATAATGGTTATGATATATAAAAGAATCGCTTTACCTATATATAAAATCATAATAGTCCCCACCCTTAGATAGTTTAACAGCCAACAGTATGAACAAATAATATGGAAAATATAAGTCCACGGTTGCTCTGTCCTGTATTTTTATGTAACGCCAATGAGAAAAATTAAAGTTTCCCCCAACTTAGCCGTGTCCTTTATAAGGTCGTCCATAAATTTCCTCTTTTCTGACGTTATAAAAAGAAAGGATGATTCATATAGTAAATCATCCTTATAATTACTTCATATTAATTGTTGTTTCCTACTTGTTGTTGTGCGTTATTTGTTCCACTTTGTAAGTTATTTGCCAATGGTTGAATGTTTTGGTTGGTTGCCATATTCTGTAGTGGTTTCGCTATTTGTTGCACTGCTTGATTATTCATGGCATTGGAAAGTGTTTGCGGCAGGCGCTGAAATGTTCCGTTTCGGACTCCTCTTGTAATCCCATAAATGGCAGCACCTGCTGCACCTACAGCAAGTAACGAAGTCATCATACCACGGCGGTTATTCATCATCAATCATCCTTTTAAATTATTGTATTGTAAAATTTTGCTCCCAAAAATTTTAGAAACAGTATTAGTTTTCATAAGTCAGCTTAAACTATACTGAAACTGTTTTCCAATTTGAATGTCCAATCATGAAGTTTGGTTAGACAACATAAGATTAATTATATATGAAGGATGAAATGTATGAAGCAAAATCTACAACAACAACAAAATCCAGAACAAAAGCCAGTAATTTTACTAAACATTGATTCACTAATGCCTTATCCGTTGGAAGTAGCTGTACAAACCGGGCGAGCGCCTGCCTTGCAATTTTTGATGGAAAATGGCAGTTATATTTCCAACATGGTTAGTTCATTTCCAACCATGTCAGTAACGATTGATAGCACTCTCCTGACAGGGACTTATGCGGATAAGCACCACATTCCAGGATTAAACTGGTTTGATGATTCTAAGCGTGAGATCATTAACTATGGGACGGGATTCCGGGAAACAAACAGGTTAGGGCTCAAGCGAACCGTTCATAACATGCTTTACCGGTTGAATAATGAGCATTTGGGCGGTGATGTTTCGACAATCTACGAAGAATTAGCTGAGATGGGCATCCCATCTGCTTCGATTAATTCTTTTGTTTATCGCGGAAATACGAAGCAGCGGATGCACGTTCCTCGATTACTTCGTCCGTTGACCAGATTCAAAGATGGTCAGCGGACAACGGAAGCAACATCCGTTTTTTCTTTAGGAGTGTTTTCCAAACTGCGCCCGAGGGGTTTTCCAACGCAAATTGCTGCAGGGAATTATAAATATACAGCTCGCGACCTCCGTCATTTAATTCGCAGGAATAAACTTCCGGGCTTTACTTTTTGTATCTTTCAGGATTTGGACTTTCGTATTCACTTTAAAGGGCCAATGGATTTAAAGGGCATCAGCCGAATTGACAGGGAAATTCAAAAAACATTGAATTTGTATCCAAGCTGGGAAGAAGCGCTTAACCAAAATGTATGGATGGTAATGGGAGATAACGGTCATGCTCCGACGGGTTCCAAGTATCGTGATTTCGTTATTGATTTACGCAAAATACTAAAAAAATACCGTATCACACGGATTCAGCGCCCCGTTCACAAAAAAGACCAGCTTGTGCTTTGTGTAAATCAGCGTATGGCTTATATTTACCTTCTGGATAAAAATAAGCCCCTGTCCGTTATTGCCGATTTACTAAAGAATGACAGCCGTATTGATATTATTGCCTGGAAGAATGAAGAATCCATCCATGTCGTATCTGGAAGGGGAGCGGGGTCATTAGATTATCATCCAAGCGGACAATATACGGATGTATATCAGCAATCTTGGAGCGTCGAAGGGAATCTGGAACTTCTGGATTTGCAAGTAGGAGATGATAGCAGGCTCACCTACGGGGATTATCCAGATGCCCTTGCCCGGGTTTACGGGGCACTTCACTCCCAGCCAGGTCGTTTCCTTGTGGTTAATGCGAAACCAGGCTGTGATTTTAAAGCCCAATCTACCCCATTCCATCTTGCTGGTGCGGCACATGGTTCCCTGCATAGGCAAGAATCTCTTGTACCACTGGTAATCGCAGGTGCCGACATAAAACCGAAATATCCTCGCCTTGTGGATATGAAAGAATTTATATTAAAACTGCATTCGTGAATGGATTAGCATCGTTAGACAAGCTGAAAAAATCAAATAATAAACCCCCATGTGAATCATGGGGGTTATTTCGTGCGACGGCAAATAATCCAAACGTTTGGATTATTTGCCAGCGATTACGATAAATATCACTGATTTCCTGTGCACTCAGTTTCGCATCATTACACACAATTCTAATTTGATTTCCTTCACTGTCTCGTGTTTCTACTAATTGAACTGGTTTTTTCATGTTTCCCATTTTCACGATGGCATGACGGGTGATTGGAGAAGAACTGTCAACGGGTAATTCTTCGATTACATGTACCACCGTATTCTTTTTAATGCGTGTAGCAAAACGAATATTATTTTTCGAGTAATCGTCAAATTTATCAAAGTTGAAATAGCCTCGATCCCATACATGAAGCACGTTTTTATCCGGCACAATCAATGCATCCAGCTGTGTTTCATCTGCAGGTCTTGCCGGTGTAAGAATAACTTTATTTGGGTAAGAAAGATCATCGCAAAAGGAAATGGAGGTATGCATCTTCACCCCAGCTTTTGTATCTCGAAAATCTGCCCACTCATATTGACTCAGACACATTGAAATGGTTGATGAATCAATCAGATGAAGCTTTCCAAGTTCTTTGCTTACCATTCTCGGTCCAAGTGTATGGTGCAGTTTTTGAATTAAATGATGGAGGATTACCTCAAACATTTCGTGTGGGATCTCCCTATTTTTTCGAGAAAGTTGTGATTTACTAATACTTTCTATGCCCACTAATCTTTGAACTGTTTTCTGACGTTTAATCGTGTCACTTACTCGCTGAAGATTATCTAGTTCTTTTAGTTGTGCATAGATAAAAGTTTTCGTATATGCCAGTACATCGAACTTTTTGACATACTTATCAAGCCCAACGTGGTCAATCATTTTTTGAATTACTTTTGAATCTAATGGATGAATGTATTCCTTGAATACAGTTTTTATGGTATTATTGTCCATGGTTGCTCCTTATAATTAGGGATTTGGACAGGACTACCATACCCTAATTATAAGGTTTTTTATACATTTTTAAAGTGAAAATTACCATTATTCCTAAATTTCAACTAAATAAATTGCTTGACTTTTGTACAAAAAGTTTATGCAACGCTAGTGATTTCGCAGATGAAATGAAAAAACAAGGTATTGATTTGATTGACTGTAGTTCGGGCGGTGTTGTTCCGGCAAAAGTTAATTCGTATCCCGGCTATCAAGTACCACGATGCGAAACGATTAAAAGCGAAACAGCGATTGCAACAGGTGCTGTTGGTAAGATTACTACCGGCAGCCAAGCGGAGGAAATTTTACAGAATGAACGGGCAGATATGGTTTTGATTGGCCGTGCACTACTGCGAAATCCATATTGGGCAAAGGCTTCCGCTGATGAGTTAGGCTATGCTATTGAAGCACCGGTCCAGTATGAACGAGGCTGGGGATGACAGTATAAAAGAGAAATTACAGAAAGCCAGGTTTACCAGTAGCCGTGTTTAATCCAGAAGAAGTGTTAAGTCCGAATGCAAAACTTAAGGAATTTGAAGTGTGATACCCCTCCATCTGACAGTGTTTTGCTGGAAGATATCAAATTAAAAAGTCGGTTCCTGAACATAAAGGAATCGACTTTTTTAGCAGATAGGAAACCAACATGGCCCGCCTAGATCGAGCCACCATATACCATGAAAATGTAAGGTGAGAATTCGTTTAACGTATAAATTTACTAAATGTGTCCGTATTCCCTAACGTTAAAAATGGTATAAGTCTTAGATGCTTCTTGAGGAACATTCGTTCTCGAAATTCCTAAAACATGCTATACTAGAGAAAACATAAAAAAATGGGTGAAATCTATGAAATTAATTCTAGCCGAAAAGCCTTCTGTAGCAAAGAACATTGCAGATGCATTGAAAATAAAAAATAAACAAGATGGTTATTTTGAAGGAAATAATTATATTATTACGTGGGCGTTTGGCCATTTAGTCCAGCTTTATGATGCGAAAGATTATGACAGTAAAATGGCAAGTTGGAAAATGGATAACTTTCCTTTCATTCCTTCTGATTTTAAATATAAGGTGAAAAGCGATCCAAGAAATAGACAAAAATCAGATTCAGGTGCATCGAAACAAATAAAAGTCATTCAGCATTTAATGAAACGAAATGACGTTGATATGATTATTTCCGCGTGTGACTATGATCGAGAAGGTCAACTAATTGGGGATAGTATCATTTACCGTGGCGGAAAAAAGCCAAACAAAGAAGTGTATCGATTATTGCTAAATGAATGGACACAGACAGAAGTTCTTCAGGGACTTGAAAAGATAACCTCCAATGAAACGATGAAACCGCTAAGAGATGCTGGTATTAGCAGGCAATGGGCAGACTGGGTGATTGGGATTAATTTAACATCTGTTGCAACATTAAAATATCAAAAAGGAAAGGGAAAAGCACTTAATATCGGCAGAGTGTTACTCCCAACATTGAAAATCATTTATGACCGTGATAATGAAATTGAGAGGTTTGTTCCAGAAGATTATTTTAAACTAACCGCAACTTTTCAAACTAAAGATGAAAAAGAATATCAAGGAACCTATGTGGAAGAGAAACAAGAAAAGTTTAAGAAGAAAGCAACAGTAGAAGCAATTTATCATGCTATCCAAAACAAACAGGGAACCATAACGGATAAACAGGTTGAGCAAAAGAAAGAGTTTGCACCTTTCCTGTTTAACCTATCCAATTTACAAGGGTATATAACGAATAAATATAAAGGATGGACTTCTGATAAAGTATTGAAAGTTGCTCAATCTCTTTATGAGAAAAAATTCATCACATATCCACGGACATCAAGTATTGCACTTGATGAGAGTTTGACAGAAAAAACGGCAAAGGTAGTAAAAACACATGCAGAGGATCTCCCATATAAGGAAGAGGTAAAGTTTAGAAAAACGAAAAGGGTGTTTAATAACGCCAAAGTGGAGAGTCATAGCGCCATCATTCCAACTTATTTAAAACCGAAGCGTCTTTCAAGTGATGAACAAATTATTTATACAGCGATTAAGAACCGGTTTATCATGCAATTCATGCCTGTAGCTGAATACGAAGAAACAAAGCTCACGACGAAAATTGATACTGTAAAAGGAGTTTTCGCTTCGAAGGGAAGGGTACAGCTAGTCGAAGGGTGGAAAAAAGTAGAAAATATTGGGTCTAAAGAGACGATTCTACCACTTGTAGAAATGAAAGAGGTTGTCAGCCTTATAGAATCGGAGGTTTCTTCCCATGTTACAAAACCTCCGAAGCACCATACGGAGCGAACATTATTACGTGTGATGGAGACATGTGGCAAGAACTTGGAAGCGGAAGAATCAGAAGAATTAATGGGAAGTATTTTAACAGGGTTCAGCATAGGAACTCCAGCAACTAGAGCAGAAATGATTAAAAAGTTGAAAGATGTGGGTTACATTACAGCACAAGCCAAGAATCTAGTGTGTACCGATTTAGGAAGGAAGCTTGTTCGCTCCTTCCCTGTTCAAGACCTGTTCGATTTGGAATTTACAGGACGTCTGGAGAAGGCCTTGTCAGATATTCAAAAAGGCAAGGTTAGTAAGAAGGAGTTTCTCAGTCTTGTATTTAATTTCACAACCGAATCGGTAGAATCAATTAAAAGTGGACAAGATGTTATCATCAATGAAATTTCTTCTACTTCTACAGGGAAAACGAATGAAATACTAGGGAAATGCCCACAATGTGAGGAAGGAAAAGTAGTTGAAGGTTATAAAGGCTTTGGTTGCAGCAAATGGAAGAGTGGTTGCAAATTTGTAATTTGGAAAAATGATAAATACCTGGCATCAATGAAGAAAAAACCAACGAAAACAATGGTAAAGTCACTCTTGAAAAATAAAAAAGCATATGTAAAAGGTCTAACGAGTAAGCAGGGGAAGAAATTTAACGCTTATTTACAGTATGAAAAAAATCCTGATAATGTGTATTATAGCTGGAAAATGGAGTTTAAAAAGTAGTTAGGATCGAATTATTGTAACTACTTTTTCATTTTATAACTATTAAAACCGAAACTAGTGTATGCTTGTATAAGAGGGAAGCATAATTCGACAAACGGATATTCATGAATTGTAGTTGGAATGCTAATAAACTCTAAAGGAATGGTAAAATGAATAAAGTGCAAGTCAATATTCAAAAAGATTTAGCCCATGGGACATTATTGTGGATATATGCCCACAATAAAAAGGTTTATCACAGTAGTAAGCGCCTTGACAATGTTGCTTTTAATGAACATGACTCTAATTATTTAGGAGAAGTTAAAAAAATTTTTTCTAACAAAGACAAACAGGAATCTCTATTAAGTCTATTAGACAAGGTAGATAGGATTTATGGAATTTGTATAAATGACCAAGTTACTACAAACAGTGGCGAGAAGGAAGTTGAAGTTCTGTTCTTTCAGACTTGGGATGAGGTACAAGAGTATGCAGAAACCTATTTTGAGAAATTTGACCAACAAGAATCAAAAAAAGAGCAGGTAAAACAAGAATGGTTGGAGAGAGGCAGACGTTATTTAAGAAAAGGATAAAAAAGCTAGTTCTCCACATTGATTGCGACAACCAAATAGTAGATGCGCATTATATAACCACCACCCTCCGTTTATAAGAAGATGAAATGAACCTCGACCATAGCTTCTAAATGTATAAAATAATAAGCTTGTATCCGATTAATACTGTGCGTGGATACAAGCTTATTTCATTTCTTTTACATTTCTTGAAGCTTCACTCTTAAAATTTTGCCACTGGCAGTTTTAGGGAGTTCATCCATAAAAGTAATTGCCTTTGGGCATTTGTAATGCACTAGTTTTTCTTTTGAAAATGCAATTAAATCATCTTCTGTTACGGTAGACCCCTCTAGAGGGACAACAAATGCATGGGACGTCTCTCCCCATTCTATATGAGGTGTTACAATGACTGCGACTTCTTCTACTTCAGGATGTTTGTAAAGCACCCCTTCAACCTCAAGCGAAGAAATGTTCTCTTCATTGTCCGTAATTTGGGCATTTTTGTGTTTAACGACATGTATATTTCCCTGGCCGTCAATGGCACCTATATCGCCAGTGTATAACCAACCGTCTACAAGGGTTTGATTTGCTTCGGTAATGCCATTGCCTTTTACAATTATTTCACCTAACTCTGCCCCATTAGGTGTAACATCTTCTCCTTGTTTGTTTACAACACGAACCTCCGTATTGACCATTCATATCCCACCTTTATTTTTCACTATCGATAATATATTCTTAATTATAAATAGTATAACATATTTTGTGTAAGCGGTTTACTGTGATGTTTTATTTTTTTTAGATAAATCGTGAGAAGAATTACAAATATAATTGAAAAATCTAGTAAAATAGGCTTACAATAGAGGGGATCATAAATTTTGAAAGAAAAAGAAGTTGAGTTATAGTTTTAAGGAGCGGTAAAATGAAGAATAAGAAGCTAATGATTATTAATGTCCTCACGCTTACTGCGTTTATTATTGTTGTTAGTGCAGGGGTATACCAGGCAGAAACAGTTAAGGAGGAATTTGGTAAGGCTGGACCAAAAGATCAGCCAGATGAAGAGATTTCAGAGCAGAATGAGCTACTGAAGAAACATGAAGTAGGGGTACTTACACTTCAGGAGAAAGAATCAATTGTTTTGAAAGAGGTGAATGAAGAAGAAGAGGAAACTGGAGATGTAGCGGAAGAAGAGGTTGAAGAAGAAGTTGAACTAGAGGATTCTTACATAGAAGAAGTTGAGGAAACTGAAGATGAGGTCTCAGATGTAAATAATGAAAGTCATTTGAATTGGAATAACACATCGAATGAAACGAATAATAATTCGGAGTCAAGTGGATCAACAAATAATACCATTACAGAAGAGCAAGGTTCTACAGGCACTAATAATTCAGAGGGTTCGAATGCCAGAGAAAGTGATGAAACTGGTGATGATGAAAGAACAACTAGCAGTAATGGATCTTCATCTGACAAGGAAGAAAACGCGGAAAACGAAAATGAAAACAACAAGGAAGAAGACGAAGATGAAGATGAACCAGAGTCAGATGAAAAGACAGACGATACGGATGACAAAGACGACAAAAAAGAAGAAGATAAAGATAAAGATATACAAAGAAACGCAGAATAACGAAGGAGGAATATAAATGACAGATTTAAATGGAAAAACAGCAATTATCACAGGAGCAAGCAGTGGAATTGGGGCTAAAATCGCTGAGAAACTCTCGATACAAGGAGCAAATGTTGTTCTTGCAGCCAGAAGAAAGCAAAAGCTCGATACCATTGTGGAGCATATAAATAATACAGGTAACGGACAAGCATTAGGTATTGTCACGGATGTTTCCAATCGGTCTGATGTGGAAAAATTAGTGAAACAAGCAACAGAGACTTTTGGAAACATTGATATATACGTGAATAACGCCGGCTTGATGCTAAGTTCTGTTGTACAGGATAGTAAGGTAGACGATTGGGAAGATATGATTGACGTTAATATTAAAGGTGTATTATATGGAATTAATACCGTATTACCTAATATGGTAGAACGTTCAACTGGTCATATCGTAAATATATCTTCTGTTTCCGGTCATGAGGTCACAAAAGTCAGTACGGTATACAGTGCAACCAAATTTGCAGCAAGGGCTATATCAATGGGACTAGAAAAAGAATTGGCACATACAGGAGTGCGTGTGACGAACATCTCTCCTGGTATGGTGGATACGGATCTGGCATCCAGCAGAACTTCCAAAGGTAGAAAACCGCTCCTCACAGATGACATTGCCAATGCAGTCGTATACGCCGTAACACAGCCTGATTATGTAAATGTGAATGAGATAACTGTAAGACCAGTATAAAAAGGGCATGAAATGAATGAGTTGCTGTTATGCATACTCCTACAATCCTTAATTTAAATAACTTATTCTATCACTGAATTATTAGCCTAATAAGAGGAACTTTGGTATTATAGAATGGATATAGATAAATATTTACTGGTTTTAGCGGATTGATTTCGTAATTATTTTTTGTAAACACTTAGTAGCGTTTAAATCAGTACATAAAATAATAAAAGCAAGAAAGGTGGAGGCTTTATGGTTTCAAACAAACCAAAAATAGTTGTACTTGGAGCAGGTTATGCGGGGTTAACTACAACAAAACGCTTAACTCAAAAATTACTTCCTGAAGAAGCAGAAATTGTATTAGTAAATAAACATAATTATCATTATGAATCCACATGGCTACATGAAGTAGCTGCAGGTACAATTAATCCAAACCAGGCTCGAGTTATGATTAGTGATGTAGTAAACCCAAGCAGAGTTCGTCTTATTTATGACTCTGTTATTGAAGTGAAAAAAGATGAACAGAGAGTTGTGCTAGAAAATAGCGAAATCACGTATGACTACCTTGTGTTCGCACTTGGTTTCGAATCAAATGATTTTGGAATTAAAGGAATGGCTGAGCATGCATTTGCTATTGAGGATATTGATTCCAGTCGCTTTATTAGCGAACATATTGAGTATCAATTTGCGAAATACAATAATGATAAAAATGCTACGGATGACAGCTTGAATATTTTGGTAGGTGGCGCCGGATTTACTGGTGTCGAATTTGTAGGGGAACTTGTAGAAAAAGTACCAGAACTATGTAAGAAATATGATATAGATCGTGGTAAAGTTCGCATTATTAATGTTGAAGCAGCACCTTCTATTTTGCCTATGTTTGATAAAGATCTTGTGGATTATGCAAAACAATCACTTGAAGATCGCGGGGTAGAATTCAGAATTGGTGCTCCTATTTCTGAATGTACACCAGAAGGATTCATTGTAGGTGATGATCAGGAATTAATAAAAGCAGGAAC
Proteins encoded:
- a CDS encoding Ger(x)C family spore germination protein, which encodes MSNLKSKIIIAGYIVLLIPVLVGCWDSQELNEISIITALGIDKQEDQYQLSVQIINPGEISAQTNTDPLRSEVTTYSVVSDTLFEGLRKLTTKVPKKLYNSHIRTVIIGEELVRNEGIGKVLDFLSRDHEIRTDFSMIIAKETTAKSILNIVVPMEKIPGQKMLNSLEESHVSFGSTVPVTLDLLINDLVSKGNHPVMTGIQILGDPESGRTKSNVSEIAAPTLLEYSGVAAFKNEQLVG
- a CDS encoding alkaline phosphatase family protein, producing the protein MKQNLQQQQNPEQKPVILLNIDSLMPYPLEVAVQTGRAPALQFLMENGSYISNMVSSFPTMSVTIDSTLLTGTYADKHHIPGLNWFDDSKREIINYGTGFRETNRLGLKRTVHNMLYRLNNEHLGGDVSTIYEELAEMGIPSASINSFVYRGNTKQRMHVPRLLRPLTRFKDGQRTTEATSVFSLGVFSKLRPRGFPTQIAAGNYKYTARDLRHLIRRNKLPGFTFCIFQDLDFRIHFKGPMDLKGISRIDREIQKTLNLYPSWEEALNQNVWMVMGDNGHAPTGSKYRDFVIDLRKILKKYRITRIQRPVHKKDQLVLCVNQRMAYIYLLDKNKPLSVIADLLKNDSRIDIIAWKNEESIHVVSGRGAGSLDYHPSGQYTDVYQQSWSVEGNLELLDLQVGDDSRLTYGDYPDALARVYGALHSQPGRFLVVNAKPGCDFKAQSTPFHLAGAAHGSLHRQESLVPLVIAGADIKPKYPRLVDMKEFILKLHS
- a CDS encoding IS4 family transposase codes for the protein MDNNTIKTVFKEYIHPLDSKVIQKMIDHVGLDKYVKKFDVLAYTKTFIYAQLKELDNLQRVSDTIKRQKTVQRLVGIESISKSQLSRKNREIPHEMFEVILHHLIQKLHHTLGPRMVSKELGKLHLIDSSTISMCLSQYEWADFRDTKAGVKMHTSISFCDDLSYPNKVILTPARPADETQLDALIVPDKNVLHVWDRGYFNFDKFDDYSKNNIRFATRIKKNTVVHVIEELPVDSSSPITRHAIVKMGNMKKPVQLVETRDSEGNQIRIVCNDAKLSAQEISDIYRNRWQIIQTFGLFAVARNNPHDSHGGLLFDFFSLSNDANPFTNAVLI
- a CDS encoding type IA DNA topoisomerase, with the protein product MKLILAEKPSVAKNIADALKIKNKQDGYFEGNNYIITWAFGHLVQLYDAKDYDSKMASWKMDNFPFIPSDFKYKVKSDPRNRQKSDSGASKQIKVIQHLMKRNDVDMIISACDYDREGQLIGDSIIYRGGKKPNKEVYRLLLNEWTQTEVLQGLEKITSNETMKPLRDAGISRQWADWVIGINLTSVATLKYQKGKGKALNIGRVLLPTLKIIYDRDNEIERFVPEDYFKLTATFQTKDEKEYQGTYVEEKQEKFKKKATVEAIYHAIQNKQGTITDKQVEQKKEFAPFLFNLSNLQGYITNKYKGWTSDKVLKVAQSLYEKKFITYPRTSSIALDESLTEKTAKVVKTHAEDLPYKEEVKFRKTKRVFNNAKVESHSAIIPTYLKPKRLSSDEQIIYTAIKNRFIMQFMPVAEYEETKLTTKIDTVKGVFASKGRVQLVEGWKKVENIGSKETILPLVEMKEVVSLIESEVSSHVTKPPKHHTERTLLRVMETCGKNLEAEESEELMGSILTGFSIGTPATRAEMIKKLKDVGYITAQAKNLVCTDLGRKLVRSFPVQDLFDLEFTGRLEKALSDIQKGKVSKKEFLSLVFNFTTESVESIKSGQDVIINEISSTSTGKTNEILGKCPQCEEGKVVEGYKGFGCSKWKSGCKFVIWKNDKYLASMKKKPTKTMVKSLLKNKKAYVKGLTSKQGKKFNAYLQYEKNPDNVYYSWKMEFKK
- a CDS encoding class I adenylate-forming enzyme family protein, which produces MVNTEVRVVNKQGEDVTPNGAELGEIIVKGNGITEANQTLVDGWLYTGDIGAIDGQGNIHVVKHKNAQITDNEENISSLEVEGVLYKHPEVEEVAVIVTPHIEWGETSHAFVVPLEGSTVTEDDLIAFSKEKLVHYKCPKAITFMDELPKTASGKILRVKLQEM
- a CDS encoding SDR family oxidoreductase → MTDLNGKTAIITGASSGIGAKIAEKLSIQGANVVLAARRKQKLDTIVEHINNTGNGQALGIVTDVSNRSDVEKLVKQATETFGNIDIYVNNAGLMLSSVVQDSKVDDWEDMIDVNIKGVLYGINTVLPNMVERSTGHIVNISSVSGHEVTKVSTVYSATKFAARAISMGLEKELAHTGVRVTNISPGMVDTDLASSRTSKGRKPLLTDDIANAVVYAVTQPDYVNVNEITVRPV